The following proteins are encoded in a genomic region of Mobula hypostoma chromosome 25, sMobHyp1.1, whole genome shotgun sequence:
- the LOC134337728 gene encoding tumor necrosis factor receptor superfamily member 5-like isoform X2, with amino-acid sequence MALSKRNGDKHMVQIPAGVEKLNVVAPNLQALLLIVSIVTYITYQENSEKYCLLFSATKYEEFKKIILLLLLISQVPVTTACDPGEYENDGVCCLLCSPGSRVSKHCTVMTGTTCNPCTTGEYMEHPNQLKKCFKCKICDPEPGLQTKENCTAFHNTICEPREGYYCIADCQMVRKHTACPPGEGVKEKGTPFKDTVCEKCPHGTFSSKVSTTEECKSWTVCETLKLKQVEAGNAEADVKCEEESNLKVVVAVVVAIAVVVILSGIAAGVLLKRHQCTPGNGNIGDTRNHNGVELSIESSTEPLNASGKFTV; translated from the exons GGATAAACACATGGTCCAAATTCCAGCTGGAGTGGAAAAGCTCAATGTAGTAGCCCCAAATCTACAGGCTTTGCTCTTAATTGTTTCTATCGTTACCTATATCACATACCAAGAAAACAGTGAAAAATATTGCTTGTTATTTTCAG CTACAAAATATGAAGAATTCAAAAAG ATTATTTTGCTTCTATTACTGATTTCCCAAGTTCCAGTGACAACTGCTTGTGACCCAGGGGAGTACGAAAATGATGGTGTCTGTTGTTTATTGTGTTCTCCAG GCAGTAGAGTATCCAAACACTGCACCGTGATGACGGGAACGACATGTAATCCCTGTACAACTGGAGAGTATATGGAGCATCCAAATCAgctaaagaaatgttttaagTGTAAAATCTGTGATCCAG AGCCTGGACTACAAACTAAAGAAAACTGTACTGCCTTTCACAATACGATATGTGAGCCCAGGGAAGGGTATTATTGCATTGCTGATTGTCAGATGGTCAGAAagcacacagcatgcccacctgGTGAAGGAGTTAAAGAGAAAG GAACACCTTTCAAAGATACAGTGTGTGAGAAATGTCCTCACGGAACATTTTCAAGCAAAGTTTCAACAACTGAAGAGTGTAAGAGCTGGACAGT ATGTGAAACCCTCAAACTTAAACAGGTTGAAGCAGGGAACGCTGAAGCTGACGTGAAGTGTGAAGAAGAGTCCAACCTGAAAGTTGTGGTTGCTGTTGTTGTGGCGATTGCTGTGGTTGTAATTCTGTCTGGTATCGCGGCAGGTGTTTTGTTGAAGAGACACCAATGTACACCAG GTAATGGGAACATTGGAGACACCAGG AATCACAATGGAGTTGAGCTGTCGATTGAGTCTTCGACTGAGCCTCTCAACGCTTCAGGAAAATTCACAGTGTGA